One Aethina tumida isolate Nest 87 chromosome 5, icAetTumi1.1, whole genome shotgun sequence genomic window carries:
- the LOC109597655 gene encoding cytoplasmic tRNA 2-thiolation protein 1 isoform X1 gives MPLCSANCGSNAILKRPKTGDALCKECFFEAFENEVHFTITKAKLFEPGKTVAIAASGGKDSTVLAYVMKLLNEKFHYNLNLVLLSIDEGITGYRDDSLETVKKNRDDYEMPLKIMSYKDLYGWTMDEIVAEIGRKNNCTFCGVFRRQALDRGANLLKVDYLATGHNADDIAETVLMNILRGDLARLNRCTSIITDSGDGIPRVKPLKYTYEKEIVMYAYYRKLVYFSTECVFAPNAYRGHARVLLKDLEKIDPSVIMNIIQSGENIKVNETANMPTLMNCTRCGYVSSQDVCKACVLLEGLNKGLPRLGIGKSSKVKRILEENEKRNQNECCKTKNSSCCAAQNKCCKEAQTKNTANNISLNNLLQ, from the exons ATGCCCTTGTGCTCAGCAAATTGTGGCTCAAATGCAATTCTAAAG aggCCCAAAACAGGTGACGCACTTTGCAAGGAATGTTTCTTTGAGGCGTTCGAAAATGAGGTACACTTTACAATTACAAAAGCGAAATTATTTGAGCCTGGTAAAACGGTAGCAATTGCAGCGTCGGGAGGGAAAGATTCCACTGTGTTGGCCTACGTTATGAAACTGTTGAATGAGAAGTTTcactacaatttaaatttagtcttGCTATCAATCGATGAAGGTATAACTGGATACAGAGATGACAGTTTGGAAACTGTGAAAAAGAACCGTGACGACTACGAAAtgcctttaaaaattatgtcttATAAGGACCTCTATGGCTGGACTATGGATGAAATTGTGGCTGAG aTTGGTAGGAAAAATAACTGTACATTCTGTGGTGTATTTAGAAGACAAGCATTGGACAGAGGAGCAAACTTGCTAAAAGTGGATTATTTAGCAACTGGCCACAACGCTGATGACATTGCTGAGACAGTGCTAATGAATATACTTAGAGGAGATTTGGCAAGGCTAAATAGATGCACATCAATCATAACA GACAGTGGTGATGGAATTCCAAGAGTAAAGCCTTTGAAATATACCTATGAGAAGGAAATAGTTATGTATGcatattacagaaaattagtttatttttcaactgAGTGTGTCTTTGCACCTAATGCATATAGAGGTCATGCCAGAGTTTTGTTGAAAGATTTAGAGAAAATTGATCCTTCTgtgattatgaatattattcagTCAG gtgaaaatattaaagtcaATGAAACAGCAAATATGCCAACACTGATGAATTGCACAAGATGTGGATATGTGTCTTCACAGGATGTTTGCAAAGCATGTGTTCTATTAGAAGGTTTAAATAAAGGTTTACCTAGATTAGGTATTGGTAAATCAAGCAAAGTGAAAAGAATATTAGAGGAAAATGAGAAGAGAAATCAAAATGAAtgttgtaaaacaaaaaattcttcATGTTGTGCtgcacaaaataaatgttgtaagGAAGCACAAACTAAAAACACCGCAAATAATATAtcattgaataatttacttcAATAA
- the LOC109597625 gene encoding uncharacterized protein LOC109597625, translating to MDIQNSARENGQPKAETELSPKLVDVPETNGKEEITKPQEIPKHNTRSRSTTPQNKKLLKKQQKELEKIKLKELEAKAEDSKSDEPAANNSEQAATEKVKELTPEIDHKESLNGNIEEKLKEKQEVKAKGESEEMEPLVLISDEPDPELQFEDSDHESGKSSPLTRCKTRRSQTRNIPTPKTPKSLENDQDSEKNSLAPPTPEHILEIESNKSTPRGGDNLEVSYASIDFNSSTRAVAGSDTTRLNFELEESMGEAYLESCKNRSLRNLSARRPIRPMNEDYLKRAIRNNQENASDQQGVKRKDRSESPEETKKMKLENPGLMNMLSTPFTSIKNKFKSEAQSSTPTLTAYKDTTNGLFTDNQIEVEDGLADKKSWCTIM from the exons ATGGATATACAAAATTCAGCGAGGGAAAACGGTCAGCCGAAGGCTGAGACTGAATTAAGCCCAAAATTGGTTGACGTACCCGAAACCAACGGAAAGGAGGAGATCACCAAGCCCCAAGAAATCCCCAAACATAATACCAGAAGCAGATCTACAACACCACAAAACAAGAAACTGctaaaaaaacaacagaaagAGTTAGAAAAAATCAAGTTGAAGGAATTGGAGGCTAAAGCTGAAGATTCCAAGTCGGATGAGCCTGCAGCTAACAATAGTGAACAGGCCGCAACTGAAAAAGTTAAGGAATTAACCCCAGAAATCGATCACAAAGAAAGTCTGAACGGCAACATAGAAGAAAAACTCAAAGAGAAGCAGGAGGTGAAGGCCAAAGGAGAGTCGGAGGAAATGGAACCTTTGGTTTTGATTTCTGACGAACCTGATCCTGAATTACAGTTTGAGGATTCAGATCATGAATCAGGGAAAAGTTCGCCTTTAACAAG GTGTAAAACACGTCGCTCACAGACACGTAATATCCCGACACCGAAAACACCCAAGTCCTTAGAAAACGACCAAGATTCCGAAAAGAATTCTCTAGCGCCACCCACTCCCGAACACATTTTGGAGATCGAGTCCAATAAGTCCACGCCGAGGGGTGGCGACAACCTGGAGGTGTCGTACGCTTCCATCGACTTCAACTCTTCCACTAGGGCGGTCGCCGGCAGCGACACCACTCGCCTTAACTTCGAGTTGGAGGAGTCCATGGGCGAGGCCTATTTGGAGAGTTGCAAGAACAGAAGTCTGAGGAACTTGTCGGCCAGGCGACCCATCAGACCGATGAACGAGGATTATTTGAAGAGGGCCATCAGAAACAATCAGGAGAACGCTTCAGACCAGCAGGGCGTCAAGCGCAAGGATCGCAGTGAATCCCCTGAAGAAACGAAGAAAATGAAGTTGGAAAATCCGGGACTTATGAACATGTTATCCACTCCGTTCACATCAATTAAGAATAAGTTTAAGTCTGAGGCGCAGTCGAGCACCCCGACATTGACTGCCTACAAAGACACGACCAATGGACTTTTCACTGATAACCAAATTGAAGTGGAAGATGGGTTAGCAGATAAAAAAAGTTGGTGCACTATTATGTAA
- the LOC109597655 gene encoding cytoplasmic tRNA 2-thiolation protein 1 isoform X2, whose amino-acid sequence MKLLNEKFHYNLNLVLLSIDEGITGYRDDSLETVKKNRDDYEMPLKIMSYKDLYGWTMDEIVAEIGRKNNCTFCGVFRRQALDRGANLLKVDYLATGHNADDIAETVLMNILRGDLARLNRCTSIITDSGDGIPRVKPLKYTYEKEIVMYAYYRKLVYFSTECVFAPNAYRGHARVLLKDLEKIDPSVIMNIIQSGENIKVNETANMPTLMNCTRCGYVSSQDVCKACVLLEGLNKGLPRLGIGKSSKVKRILEENEKRNQNECCKTKNSSCCAAQNKCCKEAQTKNTANNISLNNLLQ is encoded by the exons ATGAAACTGTTGAATGAGAAGTTTcactacaatttaaatttagtcttGCTATCAATCGATGAAGGTATAACTGGATACAGAGATGACAGTTTGGAAACTGTGAAAAAGAACCGTGACGACTACGAAAtgcctttaaaaattatgtcttATAAGGACCTCTATGGCTGGACTATGGATGAAATTGTGGCTGAG aTTGGTAGGAAAAATAACTGTACATTCTGTGGTGTATTTAGAAGACAAGCATTGGACAGAGGAGCAAACTTGCTAAAAGTGGATTATTTAGCAACTGGCCACAACGCTGATGACATTGCTGAGACAGTGCTAATGAATATACTTAGAGGAGATTTGGCAAGGCTAAATAGATGCACATCAATCATAACA GACAGTGGTGATGGAATTCCAAGAGTAAAGCCTTTGAAATATACCTATGAGAAGGAAATAGTTATGTATGcatattacagaaaattagtttatttttcaactgAGTGTGTCTTTGCACCTAATGCATATAGAGGTCATGCCAGAGTTTTGTTGAAAGATTTAGAGAAAATTGATCCTTCTgtgattatgaatattattcagTCAG gtgaaaatattaaagtcaATGAAACAGCAAATATGCCAACACTGATGAATTGCACAAGATGTGGATATGTGTCTTCACAGGATGTTTGCAAAGCATGTGTTCTATTAGAAGGTTTAAATAAAGGTTTACCTAGATTAGGTATTGGTAAATCAAGCAAAGTGAAAAGAATATTAGAGGAAAATGAGAAGAGAAATCAAAATGAAtgttgtaaaacaaaaaattcttcATGTTGTGCtgcacaaaataaatgttgtaagGAAGCACAAACTAAAAACACCGCAAATAATATAtcattgaataatttacttcAATAA
- the LOC109597656 gene encoding mitochondrial E3 ubiquitin protein ligase 1 — MDYIVESIALGIDSLILIACIRQYYKHKNAMSMIQGAPFLEINKDLKEIVRTHPESKLSYVSIRGTVNPLGNPIVSNNNPNASGVVQLIRIKEHVVQRSTTGFWADSERTIQEVHNFMPFTLKNNSMQVEIVDPLSAEVLDMDVVFDEFKPTVPTVMDHIWGFFSGVRQRGVQSTEKMLRTGTIVTGIGELVYTNDGSLRLQPPPKAPFYLTNMQVTSLVKKLDGSKRNYRFMCIIFGTAGIVLSVMIFRKYWMYRKQLVEDQQRKKQIEESRRNRRRQMREENVPESQLCVVCKTNPIEIIILPCGHVCLCEDCQVEIRDCCPVCRATIEKKSVAFVST, encoded by the exons ATGGATTATATAGTCGAAAGTATTGCCCTAGGAATAGATTCCTTAATATTGATAGCATGTATCAGGCAATACTACAAGCACAAGAATGCAATGTCCATGATACAGGGTGCCCCTTTCCTGGAGATCAACAAGGACTTGAAAGAAATCGTGCGGACACATCCAGAATCCAAATTATCGTATGTATCAATCAGAGGCACTGTCAACCCACTTGGTAACCCCATTGTCAGCAACAATAATCCTAATGCATCTGGTGTGGTACAATTAATACGCATCAAGGAACATGTTGTGCAGAGAAGTACAACTGGCTTTTGGGCCGATTCTGAGAGGACAATTCAGGAAGTTCATAACTTCATGCCTTTtaccttaaaaaataactcTATGCAAGTCGAAATTGTTGACCCACTATCTGCTGAAGTTTTAG ACATGGATGTTGTATTTGATGAATTCAAACCAACTGTGCCAACTGTTATGGATCATATATGGGGATTTTTCTCTGGAGTGAGGCAAAGGGGTGTACAGTCCACTGAAAAAATGTTGAGGACTGGTACAATAGTGACAGGCATTGGGGAGCTGGTGTATACAAATGATGGTAGCCTAAGGTTACAGCCTCCTCCCAAGGCACCATTTTACTTAACAAACATGCAAGTTACTTCCCTCGTTAAAAAGCTGGATGGCTCAAAAAGAAACTATAGatttatgtgtataatatTTGGGACTGCTGGCATTGTACTTTCAGTAATGATATTTAGGAAGTACTGGATGTACAGGAAGCAACTGGTTGAGGATCAACAGaggaaaaaacaaattgaggAGTCCAGAAGGAATAGACGTAGGCAAATGAGGGAAGAGAATGTTCCTGAAAGTCAACTATGTGTTGTCTGTAAAACCAATCCAATTgag ataatcaTCTTACCATGTGGTCATGTGTGTTTGTGTGAGGATTGCCAAGTGGAAATTAGGGATTGTTGCCCAGTGTGTAGGGcaacaatagaaaaaaaatccgTCGCTTTCGTCTCAACATGA
- the LOC109597645 gene encoding probable cytosolic Fe-S cluster assembly factor AGAP009023: protein MSGFSGVLQLTDLDDFITPSQECIKPVQIEKTKTSTGAKISIQEDGSYFQIEEDGSSQKLQKVEITLADCLACSGCITSAESVLVTQQSQEEIIRVFDENKALKMAGKTNEAKLIIVSLSIQPILSLAIRYNLTPNQCAGKLAQYFKQLGADLVVDMTLADDFALLEAQREFVRRYRATESDGIKNIIPMLASSCPGWVCYAEKTHGSYILPYISTTKSPQQIMGSLIKHWVGHNLGDRPIYHVTVMPCYDKKLEAAREDFFNQQTQSRDVDCVITAIELEQMLSKDRISLETLEESTFSQPWLLKQESTEILPNLTCHIGSGSGGYSDHIFKFAAKELFGIEGINLQYKTLRNQDFKEVILEQDGKILLRFAIANGFRNIQNLVQKLKRGKSVYHYVEVMACPSGCLNGGAQVRPKDGVSIKELSTELEEMYKSLPIKSPEENKIVLELYESWLGGQESDKCNSVLHTQYHEVQKATNALNIKW, encoded by the exons ATGTCGGGGTTCAGCGGTGTGTTACAATTAACGGACTTGGACGACTTCATAACGCCGTCACAA GAGTGCATTAAACCAGTTCAaattgaaaagacgaaaaccaGTACGGGTGCGAAAATTAGCATCCAGGAGGACGGATCGTATTTTCAAATTGAAGAAGATGGGTCTTCACAAAAATTGCAGAAGGTTGAAATCACTTTGGCAGATTGTTTGGCTTGTTCAGGCTGCATTACTTCCGCCGAAAGTGTTTTGGTTACACAGCAGAGCCAAGAGGAAATCATTAGGGTGTTTGATGAAAATAAGGCACTGAAAATG GCTGGCAAAACCAATGAAGCCAAACTGATAATAGTGTCTTTATCAATCCAACCAATTTTGTCCCTTGCTATAAGATATAATTTAACCCCTAATCAATGTGCAGGGAAACTtgcacaatattttaaacaattgggCGCTGATTTAGTTGTAGACATGACTCTGGCAGATGATTTTGCCCTGCTTGAAGCTCAGAGGGAATTTGTAAGAAGGTATAGAGCAACAGAGAGTGAtggcattaaaaatatcattcctATGCTGGCATCAAGTTGTCCAGGATGGGTTTGCTATGCAGAAAAGACACATGGCAGTTACATATTGCCATACATTTCAACAACCAAATCACCACAGCAAATAATGGGTTCTCTTATAAAACATTGGGTGGGTCATAATTTAGGTGACAGACCTATTTATCATGTAACAGTGATGCCATGCTATGATAAGAAGCTAGAGGCTGCCAGAGAAGACTTTTTTAATCAACAGACTCAATCCAGAGATGTGGATTGTGTGATAACAGCCA ttgaattagaaCAAATGTTGAGCAAAGATCGAATATCATTGGAAACACTAGAGGAATCAACATTTTCACAGCCATGGCTTTTGAAACAAGAATCAACAGAAATTTTACCAAATTTGACTTGTCATATTGGTTCTGGTTCTGGTGGATATTCAgatcatatttttaagtttgctGCCAAAGAGTTGTTTGGTATTGAAGGAATTAACTTGCAATACAAAACCTTAAG AAACCAAGATTTTAAAGAAGTAATTTTGGAACAAGAtggaaaaatacttttaagatTTGCAATTGCCAATGGTTtcagaaatatacaaaatttggtacaaaaattaaaaaggggCAAATCTGTTTATCACTATGTTGAAGTTATGGCATGTCCATCAG GTTGTTTGAATGGGGGAGCACAAGTGAGACCAAAGGATGGTGTATCCATTAAGGAGTTATCTACAGAGTTGGAAGAAATGTATAAAAGCCTTCCAATTAAAAGCCCtgaagaaaacaaaattgtattagaACTGTATGAGTCCTGGTTAGGTGGTCAAGAGAGTGATAAATGCAATTCTGTCTTGCATACTCAGTACCATGAGGTTCAAAAAGCAACAAATGCCTTAAATATCAAATGGTGA
- the LOC109597639 gene encoding ARF GTPase-activating protein Git isoform X1 yields MPRTKSRNNVDTCGDCGALEASWASLNKGILLCTECCSVHRSLGRHISQVKHLIKSPWPGSQQQMLHALNNNGANNIWEHVLLENNSKHHKKKPNSKDSLNIKQEFIKAKHKHLAYAYRDVYETGCAENELGKQLHASVRTPNLEASFRLLASGADPNYFHDEKGNTPLHVAVKNEQKLQIELLLVYGADPSYPNSALETPLDLARRLANKDIARRLLESQYEVTDTFSNFLWMKKPDHWNGKHYIDSQFGYYSNATALAKLQKLPNNVFEELAMDVYDEVDRRETEAIWLSCADTTTLNETPFLPVDSTMSSTRNQGRQKLAMFKTPDLKALIYALLVETQRRENIKNNKAFMPQLREYSLLTSDDDPLYDSVASDDDYEQVPDEEEELDKTKKMNSLEVKNLLKRNQVIEQLTDRLKESDSTITELKSEVTQLRNCLKTLQNENFELKSQLSLQNKNYTNFASNGNNGDVLDNMIERNGQEEGELRQKMNKNQRPTSMYETREGLSKSNWQHAKNQNKLNNNQTRNTTQSLYDCNNRKTVLECTEHITRSIQQLCKSIQEPERQECSENAVNVKLSIVKLASNLPEDSERDIIKKMIEITNRLEPECILLQDAKLKGENSEAENHFIKIREFAFHLAKFTKEIVTKYSSCS; encoded by the exons atgccGCGGACTAAATCCCGCAACAATGTCGACACTTGTGGAGACTGTGGTGCCCTAG AAGCATCTTGGGCATCTTTAAACAAAGGAATTTTGTTGTGCACGGAGTGCTGTAGTGTACATAGAAGTCTGGGGAGGCACATTTCCCAGGTCAAGCATTTAATAAAGAGTCCATGGCCTGGTTCTCAGCAACAG ATGTTACATGCTCTAAATAACAATGGTGCTAACAACATCTGGGAACATGTCCTTCTGGAGAACAACTCGAAACACCACAAAAAGAAGCCAAACTCAAAAGATTCCCTCAACATAAAGCAAGAGTTCATCAAAGCAAAGCACAAGCACTTAGCTTACGCATATCGAGACGTGTACGAGACGGGATGTGCCGAAAACGAATTGGGAAAACAGTTGCATGCGAGCGTCAGGACGCCAAACTTGGAGGCGTCCTTCCGTCTCCTGGCATCCGGGGCCGATCCGAATTACTTCCACGATGAAAAGGGGAACACCCCGTTGCACGTGGCTGTGAAAAACGAACAGAAATTACAAATTGAACTGTTGCTGGTTTATGGAGCGGATCCGAGTTATCCGAACTCGGCGTTGGAAACACCGTTGGACCTTGCCAGGCGTCTAGCCAACAAAGATATCGCCAGAAGACTGCTGGAGAGCCAGTATGAAGTCACGGATACGTTCAGCAATTTCTTGTGGATGAAGAAACCGGATCATTGGAATGGGAAACATTACATTGATTCGCAATTTGGGTACTATTCAAATGCCACCGCTCTTGCCAAACTTCAAAAA CTAccaaataatgtttttgagGAATTGGCCATGGATGTTTATGATGAAGTTGATAGAAGGGAGACTGAAGCAA tttggtTGAGTTGTGCTGACACTACAACCTTGAATGAAACACCATTTTTGCCAGTGGATTCAACCATGTCATCAACCAGGAATCAAGGGCGGCAAAAATTGGCCATGTTTAAGACACCTGACTTAAAAGCTCTAATTTATGCTCTCCTGGTGGAGACCCAGAGAAGGgagaacattaaaaacaataaag CTTTCATGCCTCAATTAAGAGAATACTCTCTCTTAACTTCAGATGATGATCCCCTGTATGATTCCGTTGCATCCGACGATGACTACGAACAAGTTCCAGATGAGGAAGAG GAGTTGGACAAAACTAAAAAGATGAACAGCCTTGAGGTGAAGAATCTCTTGAAAAGGAATCAAGTTATTGAACAACTAACTGACAGATTGAAGGAGTCAGACAGCACAATAACCGAATTAAAATCGGAGGTAACGCAACTTAGAAATTGCCTGAAAACGTTGCAAAATGAGAATTTTGAACTGAAGAGTCAGTTAtcattacaaaacaaaaattatacgaATTTTGCATCAAACGGGAATAATGGAGATGTTCTTGATAACATGATAGAG AGAAATGGACAAGAGGAAGGCGAGTTGAGacagaaaatgaataaaaatcaacgACCGACAAGTATGTATGAAACCAGGGAAGGATTGTCTAAGTCCAATTGGCAACACGcaaaaaatcaa aataagCTGAATAACAACCAGACTAGAAATACCACACAAAGTTTGTATGATTGTAATAACAGGAAAACTGTTTTGGAATGTACTGAACATATAACCAGAAGTATTCAACAATTATGTAAAAGTATTCAAGAGCCTGAACGTCAAGAGTGCAGTGAAAATGCTGTCAacgttaaattatcaattgttaAACTTGCATCAAATCTACCTGAA GACTCAGAAAGGgacatcattaaaaaaatgatagaaATCACCAACAGATTGGAGCCAGAATGCATTCTCCTGCAAGATGCCAAGTTGAAGGGAGAAAATTCAGAAGCTGAAAACCACTTCATCAAAATCAGAGAGTTTGCATTCCATCTCGCCAAGTTTACTAAAGAAATCGTCACGAAGTATTCTTCATGTTCTTGA
- the LOC109597649 gene encoding dynein axonemal light chain 4 — MAEEEQKEKEKKVVHTYPLCRHSDMPEETRLEVMELAVTACEKFAANNEAAARMIKEEMDKKYGPPFHVVVGEGFGFEVSYEINNLLYMFFGGNLGICIWKC; from the exons ATGGCTGAGGAAGAAcagaaagaaaaagaaaaaaaagttgTACACACATATCCCTTGTGCAGA CATTCGGATATGCCTGAAGAGACGCGACTGGAAGTAATGGAATTGGCTGTTACCGCTTGCGAAAAATTTGCTGCAAATAATgag gCTGCTGCAAGAATGATAAAAGAGGAGATGGACAAAAAGTATGGACCACCTTTTCATGTAGTCGTCGGGGAAGGATTCGGATTTGAAGTTTCTTacgaaatcaataatttactgTACATGTTTTTTGGAGGAAACTTAGGAATTTGTATTTGGAAATGTTGA
- the LOC109597639 gene encoding ARF GTPase-activating protein Git isoform X2 translates to MPRTKSRNNVDTCGDCGALEASWASLNKGILLCTECCSVHRSLGRHISQVKHLIKSPWPGSQQQMLHALNNNGANNIWEHVLLENNSKHHKKKPNSKDSLNIKQEFIKAKHKHLAYAYRDVYETGCAENELGKQLHASVRTPNLEASFRLLASGADPNYFHDEKGNTPLHVAVKNEQKLQIELLLVYGADPSYPNSALETPLDLARRLANKDIARRLLESQYEVTDTFSNFLWMKKPDHWNGKHYIDSQFGYYSNATALAKLQKLPNNVFEELAMDVYDEVDRRETEAIWLSCADTTTLNETPFLPVDSTMSSTRNQGRQKLAMFKTPDLKALIYALLVETQRRENIKNNKDDDPLYDSVASDDDYEQVPDEEEELDKTKKMNSLEVKNLLKRNQVIEQLTDRLKESDSTITELKSEVTQLRNCLKTLQNENFELKSQLSLQNKNYTNFASNGNNGDVLDNMIERNGQEEGELRQKMNKNQRPTSMYETREGLSKSNWQHAKNQNKLNNNQTRNTTQSLYDCNNRKTVLECTEHITRSIQQLCKSIQEPERQECSENAVNVKLSIVKLASNLPEDSERDIIKKMIEITNRLEPECILLQDAKLKGENSEAENHFIKIREFAFHLAKFTKEIVTKYSSCS, encoded by the exons atgccGCGGACTAAATCCCGCAACAATGTCGACACTTGTGGAGACTGTGGTGCCCTAG AAGCATCTTGGGCATCTTTAAACAAAGGAATTTTGTTGTGCACGGAGTGCTGTAGTGTACATAGAAGTCTGGGGAGGCACATTTCCCAGGTCAAGCATTTAATAAAGAGTCCATGGCCTGGTTCTCAGCAACAG ATGTTACATGCTCTAAATAACAATGGTGCTAACAACATCTGGGAACATGTCCTTCTGGAGAACAACTCGAAACACCACAAAAAGAAGCCAAACTCAAAAGATTCCCTCAACATAAAGCAAGAGTTCATCAAAGCAAAGCACAAGCACTTAGCTTACGCATATCGAGACGTGTACGAGACGGGATGTGCCGAAAACGAATTGGGAAAACAGTTGCATGCGAGCGTCAGGACGCCAAACTTGGAGGCGTCCTTCCGTCTCCTGGCATCCGGGGCCGATCCGAATTACTTCCACGATGAAAAGGGGAACACCCCGTTGCACGTGGCTGTGAAAAACGAACAGAAATTACAAATTGAACTGTTGCTGGTTTATGGAGCGGATCCGAGTTATCCGAACTCGGCGTTGGAAACACCGTTGGACCTTGCCAGGCGTCTAGCCAACAAAGATATCGCCAGAAGACTGCTGGAGAGCCAGTATGAAGTCACGGATACGTTCAGCAATTTCTTGTGGATGAAGAAACCGGATCATTGGAATGGGAAACATTACATTGATTCGCAATTTGGGTACTATTCAAATGCCACCGCTCTTGCCAAACTTCAAAAA CTAccaaataatgtttttgagGAATTGGCCATGGATGTTTATGATGAAGTTGATAGAAGGGAGACTGAAGCAA tttggtTGAGTTGTGCTGACACTACAACCTTGAATGAAACACCATTTTTGCCAGTGGATTCAACCATGTCATCAACCAGGAATCAAGGGCGGCAAAAATTGGCCATGTTTAAGACACCTGACTTAAAAGCTCTAATTTATGCTCTCCTGGTGGAGACCCAGAGAAGGgagaacattaaaaacaataaag ATGATGATCCCCTGTATGATTCCGTTGCATCCGACGATGACTACGAACAAGTTCCAGATGAGGAAGAG GAGTTGGACAAAACTAAAAAGATGAACAGCCTTGAGGTGAAGAATCTCTTGAAAAGGAATCAAGTTATTGAACAACTAACTGACAGATTGAAGGAGTCAGACAGCACAATAACCGAATTAAAATCGGAGGTAACGCAACTTAGAAATTGCCTGAAAACGTTGCAAAATGAGAATTTTGAACTGAAGAGTCAGTTAtcattacaaaacaaaaattatacgaATTTTGCATCAAACGGGAATAATGGAGATGTTCTTGATAACATGATAGAG AGAAATGGACAAGAGGAAGGCGAGTTGAGacagaaaatgaataaaaatcaacgACCGACAAGTATGTATGAAACCAGGGAAGGATTGTCTAAGTCCAATTGGCAACACGcaaaaaatcaa aataagCTGAATAACAACCAGACTAGAAATACCACACAAAGTTTGTATGATTGTAATAACAGGAAAACTGTTTTGGAATGTACTGAACATATAACCAGAAGTATTCAACAATTATGTAAAAGTATTCAAGAGCCTGAACGTCAAGAGTGCAGTGAAAATGCTGTCAacgttaaattatcaattgttaAACTTGCATCAAATCTACCTGAA GACTCAGAAAGGgacatcattaaaaaaatgatagaaATCACCAACAGATTGGAGCCAGAATGCATTCTCCTGCAAGATGCCAAGTTGAAGGGAGAAAATTCAGAAGCTGAAAACCACTTCATCAAAATCAGAGAGTTTGCATTCCATCTCGCCAAGTTTACTAAAGAAATCGTCACGAAGTATTCTTCATGTTCTTGA